In Candidatus Eisenbacteria bacterium, the DNA window ATGCATGGGAACCCTCCTGGGTTGTGGTGGGGATGCGGCGCGAGGAAGCGTGGGGATCAGGCGGCGGTCCAACCGCCGTCGACGTACACTTCGGACCCGGTCATGTAGGAGGACTCGTCCCCCGCGAGGAACGCGATGACGTTCGCGACCTCGTCGGGCCGGCCCAGGCGCCGCATGGGCGTGCTCCCCAGGATGAACCCGAGGAAGGGGTTCTGTTTCCCGTCCACGGGCTCGAGGAGGGGCGCGACCATCGGCGTCTCGATGAAGCCGGGATGGACCGAATTCACCCGGATTCCCTCGGTCGCGTAGCGGAGCGCGGCGCTCTTCGTCATGAGACGCAGGGCGCCCTTCGAGGCGTGGTAGGCGATCGCGTGGCCGCTCCCGCCGATCGTGCCGTAGATGGACGCGATGTTCACGATGGACCCGCCCCCGGCGCGCTTCAGGTGGGGGATCACGGCCTTCATCCCGAGCCACGCGCCCGTCGTGTTCACGGCCGCCACCCGGGTGAAGCCTTCGAGGGTCTCCGCCTCGACATCGTCGTTCCGGGCGATCGCCGCGTTGTTGACGAGCACGTGGAGGGCGCCGAACGCGGTCACGGCGGCGTCGACCGCGGCCGTCCAGTGGTCTTCGCGGGACACGTCATGGTGGCGGTAGAAGACGCGCGCCCCTTCGCGCGAGAGCTCATCCGCGGCCGCGTTCCCCTCCGCGTCCAGGACGTCCGTCATCGCCACCGCCGCGCCCTCGGCCGCGAGCTTCCTGCAGGCCGCGAGCCCGATCCCCCGCGCGCCTCCCGTCACCAGCGCGACCTTCCCGTCGAGACGTCCCTGGGGCACCCGGCCCTCCCGTGGCAGGACTACGCGGCGCGGTACGGGCGGTAGGCCGGCTCCCAGACCAGATCGCGAACGCGACGCTCCACCTCGCCTGCGTTCACGCCGGGCGCCGCTCCCTCCGACACGAGCTGCGTTCCGACCGCGACCGCCACGCGGAACGATACCTCACGGAGGCTCGAGAGCGGAGGATAGATCGGCTCTCCCGGCCGGCCCGTGATCGACGTGCATTCCACGACGGCGCGCTCCGCCGCGGTGAACGCCGCGTCGGTGAGACGCCGCGCGTCGACGGCGATCGCTCCGAGGCCCACGCCGGGGAAGATCATGGCGTTGTTGCCCTGGCCGATCACGTGCGTCACGCCGCGGACGGTGACGGGCTCGAACGGGCTCCCCGTCCCCACCACCGCGCGGCCGTCGGTCCATTCCAGGATCTCCCCCGGAGTGGCCTCGATCCGGGAAGTGGGATTCGAGATCGGCATCACGATCGGCCGTTCGCAATGCCGCGCCATATCGCGGATCAGCGGCTCGGGGAACCAGCCCGGCTGTCCGGAGGCCCCGATCAGGATCGTGGGATGGAATCGCGCGACGACCTCGGCGAGCGGGATGCCTCCGCTCGGTCCGGAGGCCCAGCCGCTCACCAGGGCGGGGTCCGCCGCGATGGCCGCCTTCTCCCCTTCGAGGCCGGGTCTGCCCCGCACGATGAGCCCCTTCGAATCCAGGCTCAACACGCGCGACGCGAGCTCGGCCTCCGGAACGCCCGCCTCGCGGAGCGCGCGCCGCACGGCGATCGCGCAGCCCGCGCCCGAGGCCCCCGCGCCCAGGAACACGACGCGCTCGTCCCGGAGCGGCCGGCCCACGTGCTGGAGCGCGCTCCGGATCCCGGCCAGGAGCACCGCGCCCGTTCCCTCGATGTCGTCGTTGAAGGAGAGGACGCGGTTCCGGTGGCGCTCCAGCACGCGGAACGCGTTCCGGCTCGCGAAGTCCTCCCACTGGATCAGCGCGCGGGGGAAGACCTCGCGGATCGCCTCCACGAGCTCGTCCACGAGCGAGTCGTACGGCGCGCCTCGAAGCCGGCGCCGGGGAACGCCGAGGTAGAGGGGATCGTCGAGGAGCGCCTGGTTGTCGGTGCCCACGTCGAGATCGAGCGGGAGGCAGTGCGACGGATGGATGCCCGCTCCCGCGGTGTAGAGCGCGAGCTTTCCGATCGGAATTCCCATCCCGCCCACGCCCTGGTCTCCGATCCCGAGGATCGCCTCGTTGTCGGTGACCACCATGACGCGCACGTCCCGGTTCGGGGCGTTCCGGAGCACGGACGCGATGCGACCGCGATCGTCGCACGAGACGTAGAGCCCGCGCGGCCTCCGGTAGATGTGGCTGAACTGCTCGCAGACCTTCCCCACCGTGGGCGTGTAGACGATGGGCGCCATCTCCTCGAGGTGGTCCACGAGGAGCCGGTAGAAGAGGGTCTCGTTCCGGTCCTGGAGCCCCGCCAGGAAGAGGTACCGCTGCACGTCCCCGCCGGACTTCCGGTAGTTCTCGTACGCGCGGGCGCGCTGCTCCTCCTCGGTCTGGACACCGGGAGGGAGAAGCCCTCGGAGCCCGAACGCCTCGCGCTCCTCCTCGGTGAAGCAGGTTCCCTTGTTGAGGAGCGGATCGTCCTGGAGCGCCTCGCCACGGAGCGTGACGTTCCAGACCCTCTTCCCGGTTCGCGGGTCTTCGAGCTCGGTGAACGGACTCATGGGCGGAGTATAGACCCGGGCGCCGCGGGCGCGCCGGTGGACTCAGGTACCATCGGGGGATCGCCCCCGGTTTCCCTGCCATCCGGCGCAAGAGCGGCGTCTGCCCGATGTGGTCGCGTGTCGCTTCCTCGATCGCGCCCTGAAGGCTGCCCCGTCAACCGGGATGGGGAGGGGACTCCGGGAGCCGTCCCCTCGGAGGTCCGGCGTACACGCGGCGAAGGAGGCCGAAGAGCTTCCAGAGGACCCAGATCGCGGCGAGGAAGAGCACCAGGACCACGCCCAGCGTGAGGACCGGATGACTCGCAGCGAGCCAGACCAGCCCGATCGCGACGCCGTCCTCGAGGATCGAGACCACGCTGTTGCTCACGGGCTCGGGGCTCGTGTTCACCGCGGCGCGCGTGGCCGCCTTGGTCGTGTGGGAGGTGAGCGCGACGCCCCCCGCGAGGAGCGCGGCGCCGACGCGCCACGTGTCGGGAACTCCGGCCACGGCGGCGTACGCGAGCAACGCGGCCGCCGGCGGGCGGATGAACGTGTGCAGCACGTCCCACACGTTGTCGATGTAGGGGATCTTGTCCGCGAGGAACTCGACCGCGTAGAGCGCGATCGCGATCCCGAGCACGATCGGGTGTCCCAGAGGGTCGAGGGACGGCGGAAGGCTCACGACGTGGAGCCGGTGCAGGAGTCCCAGCGTCGCCACCGTCGCGTAGACGTTGAGGCCCGCGGCGAACGCCGTGCCGAGGGCCAGGCCGAGTGCGTCCGGGGTCATGCGCGCTCCGTCACGGCTCCGGCGCTACCGGCTGGGATCCGCCTGCTTCGTCTCGCCCCGGCGGATGATCGCGAAGGCGATGAGCGCGACCACGAAGAAGACGAGGAGCGCCCACGCCACGCCCTGGAGCGTCTGAATGATGGTCCGGTAGATCTCGAGCCCGAGCGAGGCGCCGTCGAGCGTGAGCGGCGGGATGACGCCTCCTTCGCGCGGCGCGTAGCGCTCCGGATGGACGTACTGCTCGAGCTTCCAGATCTGCACGCCGGAGGACACACCGACCACGAAGATCGCGAAGAGCAGGAACCGGTGCCAGCCCGACGCGATCTCCTCGCCGATGATCCGGTCCAGGATCTGACGGATCGGCTTCCGGAAGAGGAACACGATGAGGAGCGACGTCGCGAGCGCGACGCCCAGCGTGAGGAGCAGGAGCACGAAGAACATGGAGGAGCACCCCTCGCGGACGTGTCCATCGGGAGCATTCGGGTTCCGGGGCGAGTGTAGCAGCTAGTCCGCCCGATTCGGGGGCACGAATCGGAGTGCCAGCCGGAGGCGTCGCGGGTACCCTTCCCGAATGGACGCGCCGCGCCACCGTCGCTGGAAGATCGCGCTCGCGTTCGCGTGCATCTACCTCATCTGGGGATCGACCTATCTCGCGATCCGCTTCGTCGTGGAGACGCTCCCTCCTCTGGGCACGGCGGGGGTGCGCTTCCTGATCGCCGGAGCCGGTCTCTACGGATGGCTCGCGTGGCGCGGCGAGATGCGTCGCGTCACGCTCCGGCACTGGAAGAGCGCCGCGATCCTGGGATCGCTCTTCTTCCTGGGCGGGAACGGCGGGGTGTGCTGGGCCGAGACGAGGGTGCCTTCCGGGCTCACGGCGCTCGTGATCGCGACCGTGCCGCTCTGGATCGTGGGGCTCGACTGGGTGCGTCCGGGCGGATCCAAACCCAAGCGGTGGGTTCTCGCGGGCGCGGCACTGGGCATCCTCGGCGTGGCGCTGCTCGTCTCGCCCGGGACGGCCCACGAGGGCATCGATCCTCTGGGCGCCCTGGTCCTCCTCCTCGCGAGCGGGAGCTGGGCGCTCGGGACGGTCACGTCGCGTCACCTGGATCATCCCGGAAATCACCTCACGTCCACCGCGATGCAGATGATCGGAGGAGGAGCGGCGCTCCTCCTCGCATCCGCCGTGACCGGTGAGATCGCGGACGTGAGCCCGAGCGGCGTGTCGAGCCGGTCGATCGCGGCGTTCGTCTACCTGATCCTCGCAGGCTCGCTGGTCGGCTTCTCCGCGTACAACTGGCTGTTACAGGTCATGCCGCCGGCGACCGTCGGGACGTACGCCTTCGTCAATCCCGGCATCGCCGTGCTGCTCGGATGGGCCGTGGCGGGCGAGCCCGTCACGGGTCGCATCCTGCTCGCCGGGGGAATGATCGTCGTCGCCGTGGCGCTCATCGTGACGCGGAGACGCTGAGGGGCGGACGCGCTTCCGCGCGTTCCGCCCCGATGCTGCAGCCTTTCACGGCACGAGCCTCGGGCACGCGCCGGCGAGCGAGTGGCCTCACTTCGCCACGGCGACCCTCGTGACCAGGACCCCATCCGGGCCCTCGATCCTCAGGAAGTAGACTCCCGAGGAGAGGAGCGAGCCGGAGTCGTTCCGCGCGACGATCGGAAGATCGTGCCTCCCCGCCTCCATCGTCTGGTCGCGAAGCAGCGTGCGGACCAATCGTCCCGCCGTGTCGTAGAGCTGCGCGCGGACCGTGCCGGCCCGTTTCGTCACGAAGGTCACGACCGCCTGGGGATTGAACGGATTGGGCCGGACGACCGCCTCGAACCCGCCGTCTCCCGGAGTCCGTCGCGCCGTCCACTCGGCGACGGTCTCGCCACCCTCGAGCAGCGGTGCGGTGAGCGTGAACCGGGCGGTCGCGGTGCGCGACAGGTGCGCGAGGAGCCTCGCCGTGTCCTCCCCGTCGAAGACCGCGGAGATCTCCTTCTCGCCGTTCCCGTCCGAGTCTCCCCCGTTCGCGTTCACGGCGCTCGGGAAGACGCCCTCGGGGACGGCGGATCCCTCGCACCGCAGCACCAGCCGCCGCTTGTCGATCTCGTCCAGGCGGAAGGAACCCTCGACCGGCTCGAGCCGCACGCTCATCGCGCTCTTGACCGACGCATCCGAGAGATTGTCCTCTCCGCCCAAGAGGAACGCGCGCCCATGGATGGATGTCGCGGGCTGAACGAGCGCGGTCGTGCGGACCTCCACCGTGTTCGTGCCGTCGCTCACGTAGAGAATGACTCCGTAGTGACCCGGCAGGTAATAGACGTGCGAGGCGGTCGGCCCCTCCCCGGTCGTCTGGTCACCGAAGTTCCAGAGGAACGTGAGCGGGTCGCCCTCCGGATCGGAAGAGCCGCGCTCCTGGAAGACGATGCTCCGACGCGTTTCCCCGGTGTACGGTCCGCCGACCGACGCCGTGGGCGGAAGGTTGATCCGGGGCGCCTCCCCGATCGTCGCGGTGGTGACGTCCGAGGTGGCGAACGTGCCGTCCGTCACCTCGAGCACGACTTCGTAAACGCCCGGTTCGAGATACACGTGGCTCGGCGACCGCACCGAGCCTTCCTCTCCGCCGTCCCCGAAGATCCACCGGTAGCGGAGCGGCTCCCCGTCCGGGTCGGAGGACCCGGTGCCGTCGAAGTGCAGGACCACCCCGGCGCGGCCCTGATAGGGCCCTCCGGCGACGGCGACGGGCGGCCGCTGCGGACCCTGCTCGATCCGAGCCGTGGTCTCGTCCGTCGCGCTCAGCCCCGTGCCGTCCAGGACCGTGAGGGTCACGGTGTAGGTCCCGGCCTGGAAGTAGGTCTTGAACACGTACGGATCCGCGCCCGAGGTTCCGTCGCCGAACGTCCAGAGATGGAGGAGCCGGTCACCGTTGGGATCGGAGGAGTCGCGCCCGTCGAGGAGAATGGGAACTCCCGTGACCCCCGTGTACGGCCCGCCCGCGTCCGCCCGAGGCACCATGGAATCGAGCACGGTGACGGTGGTCCAGGTCTCGTGGCTCCGGTTCCCGTCCGACACGCGCAACGTGACGCGATACTCGCCCACGCGCAGGTAGGAATGGGTCGGCGAGGGTCCCGTTCCCTGGGTTCCGTCCCCGAAGTCCCACTCGTAGGTCAGCGGGAGGCCCTGGACGCTCATGGTCTGGCGGGAATCGAACGTGAGCGGGAGGTCGCGCCTCGCCGTGTAGGGACCGCCCGCATCGGCGACCAGGCCGTCACCGAGACCCGCCGCGTCCCACCAGTCCTCACCCAGCCGGTACGTGTTGTCCCCCTGGGTCGCGAGACACTTCGTTCCGAACGAGGTGAGGTCGTTCGGTTGCGCGGGATCGTGGGAGCGGACGGCGATCGCGGGATTTCCCGTCAGAACGCGGACGCGAAGCGTGCCGACGTGATAGCGGCCTGGATCGAGGATGTAGTGCCCGCCCCAGCCGTTGTGGTACCAGACCGGATCCGTCGTGTCGGCTTCGTCGGCGAAGCAGGCGCTGACGGACGAGATGGGAAGCTCGTTGTCGAGCGGTCCCCACTCGATCGTGCCGCCGACCGCCTGGAGCACGACCTCCCACGAGTTGATGGTGAGCGGCGTCGCCGCGTCCATGTTGCAGAAGGCCTGACTCCCGTCCGCGTCGTGGTTCGTGTCGAGCCAGATGTCGATCCGCGTGACCCCGGACGGATCGACGGCGTCGTTCGAATCGTTGACCCCGTCCCCGTTCGTGTCGAGGAAGAGATGTTGCGCCGAGGCGGGAACCGCGAGGTGGAGCACGAGCAGCAGGAAGGAGAATGCGAAACCGATGAGTCGCCCCTGGAGAGTCATGAGCTCACCGTCCTCTCTCGCGCGGCGCTCGAGTCCGCGCGTACAGCGTGCACCGGACCGTGGGGGGTCCCGGGGGACGTGAAACGACTGCGGAGCGGGGGGACGTGACCGGCCCGTCATGGCGCCAGGGGGTTGTATCAACCGTAGACCTCGCGCGGAAGGGGTGTCAAGCATCCGTCGACCCCGAAGCCAGGCTCTGGTATACCCTTCTCGTGAGCCGAGTTATGGTCGCCCGCCTCGAGGTCTGCGCGGCCGCGCTGCTCTTCTCGCTGGGCGGCGCCGGGATCAAGGCGACCGACCTCACGAGCTGGCAGGTGGCGGGCTTCCGCTCGGGAATCGCCGCGCTCTTCTTCCTCCTCTTCCTTCCCGAGTCGCGCCGGGCGCTGACCTGGCGGAGCCTCGTCGTCGGATCCTCGTACGCTGCGACGATGATCTTCTTCGTGCTCGCGAACAAGCTCACCACCTCCGCGAACACGATCTTCCTCCAGTCCGCCGCGCCGCTCTACGTGCTCCTCCTGGCGCCGCTCCTGCTCCACGAGCGCGCGCGGCGGTCGGACATCCCCGTCATGCTGCTCGTCGTGATCGGCCTCTCGCTCTTCTTCGTGGGGAGCGAGGCGCCGCACCGCACCGCGCCCGATCCCGTGCGAGGCAATCTGCTGGGACTCGCCGCGGGCGTGACCTGGTCGCTCACGATCATCGGCATGCGGTGGCTCGGACGCTCCGGGAATGCCGCGCCGCTCTCCGCCGCCCTCACGGGCAACTTCCTCGCGATGGCGATCTCGCTTCCCTTCGCCCTCCCGGTGGCCAACGCGGGGCCGACGGACGCCGGGATCATCCTCGGGCTCGGGGTCTTCCAGATCGGGCTCGCGTACGTGTTCCTGATCCGGGGCCTGCGCGACGTGCCCGCGTTCGAGGCGATGGTCCTCCTGCTTCTCGAGCCCGCGCTGAATCCGATCTGGTCCTGGATGATCCACGGGGAGCGCCCCGGAGGGTGGGCGCTCGTGGGAGGCGCGCTCATCCTGGGAGCGAGCGTGCTCAAGACGTGGAACGACTCGCGCGTGGTGCCGAAGCCCGGTCAGCTCGCTCCGTCGTAACGGACCACGAGGAGCGTGATGTCGTCCGCCTGGGGCTGCCCCGAGGCGAACCGCTGGACGTCGAGAAGCACCGTGTCGAGCGCCGTCTCGGGAGAGTCCAGACGGGACGCATCCTGCAGCGCCGCGCGCAGCCGGTCGTCGCCGAACTGCTCGCCCGCGGGATTCTCGGCGTCGGTCAAGCCGTCGCTGTAGACGACCACCGTGTCCCCCGGCCGCAGGGCGATCTCGTCCTCTTCATAGGTCGCGTCCTCGAACGCTCCCGCGAGAAGCCCTCCCTTCGAGAGCCAGAGCGTGGAGCCGTCGGTTCGCGCCACGAAGACCGGGAGATGTCCCGCGCTCGACGCGCGGAGCGTGCCGTCCGGAGCGAGGATCAGGTAGGCGATGGTGGCGAACCGGGACTCGACGGCGCGGCGGCAGATCGCCCGGTTGACCCGCGTGAGGGTCGTGGCCGGTCCATCCCCGTCTCCGACGTGCGACGTGAAGACTCCCTGCGTGAGGCCCGCGAGGATCGCGGCCGAGGGACCCTTGCCCGCGACGTCCCCGAGCGCGAACCCGAGCCTTCCGTCCGGAAGGTCGAAGGTCTCGAAGAAGTCGCCGCCGATCGTCCGGCACGCGAGGGAAGCGCCGGCCGCGCGGTAGGTGGGACCGGATCGCGTCTTCGGGGGCAGGAGCGCTTTCTGGACCTCCGCGGCCAGCTCGAGCTCCCGTTCTTCCCGCGCCGTCTCCCGCGCGCGCTGGATCACGAGCCGCTGCATCTGGACGGCGTAGATCACGCCGAGGAAGAGCCCCGTGAAGACGACACCGAAGAGGAGGACCGTCAGGATCTGCCGCCCCGAGCCGAACATCCCCGGAGCGATGGTGAACTGGAGCAGGACCGCCGCGATCACGCTTCCCAGCATCGCCGCCACGGCGAAGCTCGCGATCTCGAGCGGATGGCCCGGGCGGTCGCGGTCCGGCGGAACGAGGCGCGGCGCGATCCACGCGCGGTTGACCTCGATCATCGCCGAGATCGAGAGGGAGAAGACGAGCGCGGCGACGTAGAAGTCCGGCAGATCGGACCATTCGTCCCCGAAGAGCGTGTGGAAGAAGAGCGCGAACGGAACGGAGAGGAGGAGGGGACGGAGAACGAGACGCACGATCCAGGTCCAGGCTGCGGAGCGGGAGGCCATGGCGGCGATTCTACTCCACGCGATCCGGCATGACGGGTGCCGCCCGCCGGCGGAACGGCAGCTCGAGGAGCAGGAAGAGACCGAGCGCGAGCGCGTCCGCGACGAGGAGATACCAGGGCCACGGGCCCAGCATGTCGAGGAGCGTCGGCGACGAGGGCTTCCGGTTCAGGTACATGAAGTTCGTGCCGGCGATGAAGTTCACGATCCCCACGAGGCCGGCGTACGCGTTCGTGATCCCGAACACGGTCCACGCGGCGCCGGGACGGGGCCGCATCCCCTCGCCCCAGGTCAGCACGCACGCGGAAGCCACCACGCCCGCGTGGATCCCGAAGAAGGAGAGGAACGCCGGATCGGGAAAGCCCATCGGCACGTCCGGCGTGAAGATCGCGAGCAAGGTCCCCGCCAGCGCCCAGAAATAGAGGACCTCGTACACCCACGGGATGCGCCAGAGGAGCGCGACCACGGCCAGGATGATCGCCATGTCGCAGAGATGGAACGGCAGGAGCTCGATCAGCCGGAAGAGGCCGGAGCGCGCCGCCATCACGAAGACGAGTCCGCCGACGAGGAGGAGGTAGAGCGCGAGCCCCACGCGCGCCGCGACGGAGACGATTCCCCACGGGTTCTTCCGGACGAGGAGCGTGAGCGAGAGCGTCACGACCGCGATCGCGAGGAGGACGAGGAGGTGGTCGGGACCGAAGAGCTCGAACGGCCTCATGCGACATCGCTCGCCCGGTCCGCGCCGCCAGGGGGGTCCACGCCGCTTCCGAGTTCGGCCTCGAGGAAGAGCGCGCCCTGGATCGGGTTCGCCCGGTACGGCGGGATCTCGTGGAAGCCGCACGCGCGGTAGAGCGCGATCGCCGCCTCCATGCCCGGCACCGTGTCGAGGCGCATCCGCGCGTATCCTCTGGAGCGTCCCTCGGTCATGATCGCGTGGACGAGCCTCCGCCCGAGACCGGTCCCCCGGTGCGAGGGACGGACGTAGAGTCGCTTCATCTCGCACACCTCCGGAGCGAGCGCGCGCAAAGCGACGCAGCCCGCCGGCTCGTTCCCTTCCATCGCGAGGAGGAGCGCGCCCGAGGGGAGCGCGTACGCGCCGGGGAGGCCGGCCAGCTCGCGCTCGAAGTCCTGGAACGAGAGATCGA includes these proteins:
- a CDS encoding PP2C family protein-serine/threonine phosphatase, which produces MASRSAAWTWIVRLVLRPLLLSVPFALFFHTLFGDEWSDLPDFYVAALVFSLSISAMIEVNRAWIAPRLVPPDRDRPGHPLEIASFAVAAMLGSVIAAVLLQFTIAPGMFGSGRQILTVLLFGVVFTGLFLGVIYAVQMQRLVIQRARETAREERELELAAEVQKALLPPKTRSGPTYRAAGASLACRTIGGDFFETFDLPDGRLGFALGDVAGKGPSAAILAGLTQGVFTSHVGDGDGPATTLTRVNRAICRRAVESRFATIAYLILAPDGTLRASSAGHLPVFVARTDGSTLWLSKGGLLAGAFEDATYEEDEIALRPGDTVVVYSDGLTDAENPAGEQFGDDRLRAALQDASRLDSPETALDTVLLDVQRFASGQPQADDITLLVVRYDGAS
- a CDS encoding GNAT family N-acetyltransferase, which translates into the protein MSVEIRPLSSADDLARARRLFSEYAASLPFDLSFQDFERELAGLPGAYALPSGALLLAMEGNEPAGCVALRALAPEVCEMKRLYVRPSHRGTGLGRRLVHAIMTEGRSRGYARMRLDTVPGMEAAIALYRACGFHEIPPYRANPIQGALFLEAELGSGVDPPGGADRASDVA
- a CDS encoding DMT family transporter, which translates into the protein MSRVMVARLEVCAAALLFSLGGAGIKATDLTSWQVAGFRSGIAALFFLLFLPESRRALTWRSLVVGSSYAATMIFFVLANKLTTSANTIFLQSAAPLYVLLLAPLLLHERARRSDIPVMLLVVIGLSLFFVGSEAPHRTAPDPVRGNLLGLAAGVTWSLTIIGMRWLGRSGNAAPLSAALTGNFLAMAISLPFALPVANAGPTDAGIILGLGVFQIGLAYVFLIRGLRDVPAFEAMVLLLLEPALNPIWSWMIHGERPGGWALVGGALILGASVLKTWNDSRVVPKPGQLAPS
- a CDS encoding TIGR02206 family membrane protein, producing MRPFELFGPDHLLVLLAIAVVTLSLTLLVRKNPWGIVSVAARVGLALYLLLVGGLVFVMAARSGLFRLIELLPFHLCDMAIILAVVALLWRIPWVYEVLYFWALAGTLLAIFTPDVPMGFPDPAFLSFFGIHAGVVASACVLTWGEGMRPRPGAAWTVFGITNAYAGLVGIVNFIAGTNFMYLNRKPSSPTLLDMLGPWPWYLLVADALALGLFLLLELPFRRRAAPVMPDRVE
- a CDS encoding PKD domain-containing protein → MTLQGRLIGFAFSFLLLVLHLAVPASAQHLFLDTNGDGVNDSNDAVDPSGVTRIDIWLDTNHDADGSQAFCNMDAATPLTINSWEVVLQAVGGTIEWGPLDNELPISSVSACFADEADTTDPVWYHNGWGGHYILDPGRYHVGTLRVRVLTGNPAIAVRSHDPAQPNDLTSFGTKCLATQGDNTYRLGEDWWDAAGLGDGLVADAGGPYTARRDLPLTFDSRQTMSVQGLPLTYEWDFGDGTQGTGPSPTHSYLRVGEYRVTLRVSDGNRSHETWTTVTVLDSMVPRADAGGPYTGVTGVPILLDGRDSSDPNGDRLLHLWTFGDGTSGADPYVFKTYFQAGTYTVTLTVLDGTGLSATDETTARIEQGPQRPPVAVAGGPYQGRAGVVLHFDGTGSSDPDGEPLRYRWIFGDGGEEGSVRSPSHVYLEPGVYEVVLEVTDGTFATSDVTTATIGEAPRINLPPTASVGGPYTGETRRSIVFQERGSSDPEGDPLTFLWNFGDQTTGEGPTASHVYYLPGHYGVILYVSDGTNTVEVRTTALVQPATSIHGRAFLLGGEDNLSDASVKSAMSVRLEPVEGSFRLDEIDKRRLVLRCEGSAVPEGVFPSAVNANGGDSDGNGEKEISAVFDGEDTARLLAHLSRTATARFTLTAPLLEGGETVAEWTARRTPGDGGFEAVVRPNPFNPQAVVTFVTKRAGTVRAQLYDTAGRLVRTLLRDQTMEAGRHDLPIVARNDSGSLLSSGVYFLRIEGPDGVLVTRVAVAK
- a CDS encoding glucose 1-dehydrogenase, yielding MPQGRLDGKVALVTGGARGIGLAACRKLAAEGAAVAMTDVLDAEGNAAADELSREGARVFYRHHDVSREDHWTAAVDAAVTAFGALHVLVNNAAIARNDDVEAETLEGFTRVAAVNTTGAWLGMKAVIPHLKRAGGGSIVNIASIYGTIGGSGHAIAYHASKGALRLMTKSAALRYATEGIRVNSVHPGFIETPMVAPLLEPVDGKQNPFLGFILGSTPMRRLGRPDEVANVIAFLAGDESSYMTGSEVYVDGGWTAA
- a CDS encoding DUF4126 domain-containing protein encodes the protein MTPDALGLALGTAFAAGLNVYATVATLGLLHRLHVVSLPPSLDPLGHPIVLGIAIALYAVEFLADKIPYIDNVWDVLHTFIRPPAAALLAYAAVAGVPDTWRVGAALLAGGVALTSHTTKAATRAAVNTSPEPVSNSVVSILEDGVAIGLVWLAASHPVLTLGVVLVLFLAAIWVLWKLFGLLRRVYAGPPRGRLPESPPHPG
- a CDS encoding EamA family transporter encodes the protein MDAPRHRRWKIALAFACIYLIWGSTYLAIRFVVETLPPLGTAGVRFLIAGAGLYGWLAWRGEMRRVTLRHWKSAAILGSLFFLGGNGGVCWAETRVPSGLTALVIATVPLWIVGLDWVRPGGSKPKRWVLAGAALGILGVALLVSPGTAHEGIDPLGALVLLLASGSWALGTVTSRHLDHPGNHLTSTAMQMIGGGAALLLASAVTGEIADVSPSGVSSRSIAAFVYLILAGSLVGFSAYNWLLQVMPPATVGTYAFVNPGIAVLLGWAVAGEPVTGRILLAGGMIVVAVALIVTRRR
- a CDS encoding NAD-dependent malic enzyme, translating into MSPFTELEDPRTGKRVWNVTLRGEALQDDPLLNKGTCFTEEEREAFGLRGLLPPGVQTEEEQRARAYENYRKSGGDVQRYLFLAGLQDRNETLFYRLLVDHLEEMAPIVYTPTVGKVCEQFSHIYRRPRGLYVSCDDRGRIASVLRNAPNRDVRVMVVTDNEAILGIGDQGVGGMGIPIGKLALYTAGAGIHPSHCLPLDLDVGTDNQALLDDPLYLGVPRRRLRGAPYDSLVDELVEAIREVFPRALIQWEDFASRNAFRVLERHRNRVLSFNDDIEGTGAVLLAGIRSALQHVGRPLRDERVVFLGAGASGAGCAIAVRRALREAGVPEAELASRVLSLDSKGLIVRGRPGLEGEKAAIAADPALVSGWASGPSGGIPLAEVVARFHPTILIGASGQPGWFPEPLIRDMARHCERPIVMPISNPTSRIEATPGEILEWTDGRAVVGTGSPFEPVTVRGVTHVIGQGNNAMIFPGVGLGAIAVDARRLTDAAFTAAERAVVECTSITGRPGEPIYPPLSSLREVSFRVAVAVGTQLVSEGAAPGVNAGEVERRVRDLVWEPAYRPYRAA